The Agromyces hippuratus genome has a window encoding:
- a CDS encoding vitamin K epoxide reductase family protein, which yields MPDSPTRSRPVGLAVFLLIAGGLGLLAAFELSIEKVLSLSDPSHIPGCNVGVLVGCSTNLASWQGGVFGFPNPFIGLMAWPVVITIAVAILAGATFARWFWAAFNVGVAGALVFVGWLIYQSIYVLDVLCPWCMLTWAVTIPTFWALTLYNLREGHIPASARVRRIAGVWFGWVPLITVVCYAVVVLLAQAQMDAIPRVILDLKNAFS from the coding sequence ATGCCGGACTCGCCCACCCGTTCCCGACCCGTCGGCCTCGCCGTATTCCTGCTGATCGCCGGAGGTCTCGGCCTCCTCGCAGCGTTCGAGCTGTCGATCGAGAAGGTGCTCTCGCTCAGTGACCCGTCGCACATTCCCGGATGCAATGTCGGCGTGCTCGTCGGGTGCAGCACCAACCTCGCCTCGTGGCAGGGCGGGGTCTTCGGGTTCCCGAATCCGTTCATCGGACTGATGGCCTGGCCCGTGGTCATCACCATCGCCGTGGCCATCCTCGCCGGCGCGACGTTCGCACGCTGGTTCTGGGCGGCGTTCAACGTCGGCGTCGCCGGCGCGCTCGTGTTCGTCGGCTGGCTCATCTACCAGAGCATCTACGTGCTCGACGTGCTGTGCCCCTGGTGCATGCTCACGTGGGCGGTCACGATCCCGACGTTCTGGGCGCTCACGCTCTACAACCTCCGCGAGGGGCATATTCCCGCATCGGCACGCGTGCGCCGCATCGCGGGCGTCTGGTTCGGGTGGGTGCCGCTCATCACGGTCGTCTGCTACGCCGTGGTCGTGCTCCTCGCACAGGCGCAGATGGACGCGATCCCGCGCGTCATCCTCGACCTGAAGAACGCCTTCAGCTGA
- the ndk gene encoding nucleoside-diphosphate kinase, whose translation MTSPIEETLVLVKPDGVARNLTGEILRRIEAKGYSLVDIRFVQPDRELLARHYAEHEGKPFYEPLIEFMESGAIVAMRVAGNRVIEGFRVLAGTTDPTTAAPGTIRGDFGRDWGLKVQQNLVHGSDSVESAERELALWF comes from the coding sequence ATGACCAGCCCCATCGAAGAGACCCTCGTGCTCGTCAAGCCCGACGGCGTCGCACGCAACCTCACCGGCGAGATCCTCCGCCGCATCGAGGCGAAGGGGTACTCCCTCGTCGACATCCGCTTCGTGCAGCCCGACCGCGAGCTGCTCGCCCGCCACTACGCCGAGCACGAGGGCAAGCCCTTCTACGAGCCGCTCATCGAGTTCATGGAGTCCGGTGCCATCGTGGCCATGCGCGTCGCCGGCAACCGCGTCATCGAGGGCTTCCGCGTGCTCGCCGGCACGACCGACCCGACGACGGCGGCTCCCGGCACGATCCGCGGCGACTTCGGCCGCGACTGGGGCCTGAAGGTGCAGCAGAACCTCGTGCACGGCTCGGACTCGGTCGAGTCGGCCGAGCGCGAGCTCGCCCTCTGGTTCTGA
- a CDS encoding DUF4233 domain-containing protein — MSDSTSMPEPDDTAAAASGEAAASGDLAADAPVAPLRSIRQSLAAIVLGFEVIVVFLAALVIWGLAQGGVEGSLPSWVALAAGGVIILALIATIGLLRFNWAYTLGWVIQALILASGFLNPAMFVVGALFGGMWWYCMVTGARIDRERAAAAAQWKEQQ; from the coding sequence GTGAGCGACTCGACGTCCATGCCCGAACCCGACGACACCGCGGCCGCGGCGTCCGGTGAGGCCGCGGCGTCCGGCGACCTGGCCGCTGACGCGCCCGTCGCGCCGCTGCGTTCGATCCGCCAGAGCCTCGCCGCCATCGTGCTCGGCTTCGAGGTCATCGTGGTGTTCCTCGCGGCACTCGTCATCTGGGGGCTCGCCCAGGGCGGCGTCGAGGGCTCCCTGCCGTCATGGGTCGCCCTCGCGGCCGGCGGCGTCATCATCCTCGCCCTGATCGCGACGATCGGGCTCCTGCGGTTCAACTGGGCGTACACGCTCGGCTGGGTGATCCAGGCGCTCATCCTCGCATCGGGCTTCCTCAACCCCGCGATGTTCGTCGTGGGCGCGCTCTTCGGCGGCATGTGGTGGTACTGCATGGTGACCGGCGCACGTATCGATCGAGAACGAGCGGCAGCGGCCGCGCAATGGAAGGAACAGCAATGA
- a CDS encoding bifunctional folylpolyglutamate synthase/dihydrofolate synthase has product MTDELDYVDAADAVYRSLLERVGEAAPERRLDATRRAVEILGDPHRAAPVIHISGTNGKTSTSRMIESILRAGGLRTGLMTSPHLERFTERILIDGEPVSDEAVARNWEEIEPFIAIVDAELEAAGKPRLTFFETLTALAFACFADAPVDVVVLEVGMGGEWDSTNVADGQVAVFTPIDLDHESALGTTIEQIARTKAGIIKSEAAVVTAFQSPEALTVLRDVTAERGGTFAVEGGAFAVLDSRVAVGGQLISVKGLAGEYRDLALPLFGRHQAENAAVAIAAVESFLGAGTMRMADEVLQQGLGAVTSPGRLQMVGTEPPVLVDAAHNPHGARALVAALDEYFDFDEVVAVVGVLRDKDAEGIVTALDGAVERFNITTSSSERSIPVDELALAAVGWSNEDKVYQYDDLLDALDDARKWAAEAPKRAVVVTGSIVLVGEAIAIAADREWGRS; this is encoded by the coding sequence ATGACCGACGAACTCGACTACGTCGACGCGGCGGACGCCGTGTACCGGAGCCTGCTCGAACGGGTCGGCGAAGCCGCCCCCGAGCGACGGCTCGACGCGACGCGACGCGCCGTGGAGATCCTCGGCGACCCGCATCGCGCCGCGCCCGTGATCCACATCTCCGGCACGAACGGCAAGACCTCGACGAGCCGCATGATCGAGTCGATCCTGCGCGCTGGGGGCCTTCGTACCGGCCTCATGACGAGCCCGCACCTCGAGCGGTTCACCGAGCGCATCCTCATCGACGGCGAGCCGGTCTCCGACGAGGCCGTCGCCCGCAACTGGGAGGAGATCGAGCCGTTCATCGCCATCGTCGACGCCGAGCTCGAAGCGGCCGGCAAGCCCCGGCTGACCTTCTTCGAGACGCTCACGGCGCTCGCGTTCGCGTGCTTCGCCGACGCCCCGGTCGACGTCGTCGTGCTCGAGGTCGGCATGGGCGGCGAGTGGGACTCGACGAACGTGGCCGACGGTCAGGTCGCCGTGTTCACGCCGATCGACCTCGACCACGAGTCGGCGCTCGGCACCACGATCGAGCAGATCGCGCGCACGAAGGCCGGCATCATCAAGTCCGAGGCGGCCGTCGTCACGGCGTTCCAGTCGCCCGAGGCGCTGACGGTGCTGCGCGACGTCACGGCCGAGCGGGGCGGAACCTTCGCCGTCGAGGGCGGCGCATTCGCGGTGCTCGACTCCCGCGTCGCCGTCGGCGGCCAGCTCATCTCGGTGAAGGGCCTCGCGGGGGAGTACCGCGATCTCGCGCTGCCGCTCTTCGGACGCCATCAGGCCGAGAACGCCGCCGTGGCCATCGCCGCGGTCGAGTCGTTCCTCGGCGCCGGCACGATGCGCATGGCCGACGAGGTGCTGCAGCAGGGCCTCGGCGCGGTGACCTCGCCCGGGCGCCTGCAGATGGTCGGCACCGAGCCGCCCGTGCTCGTCGACGCCGCGCACAACCCGCACGGAGCGCGCGCGCTCGTCGCGGCCCTCGACGAGTACTTCGACTTCGACGAGGTCGTCGCAGTGGTCGGCGTGCTGCGCGACAAGGACGCGGAGGGCATCGTCACGGCGCTCGACGGTGCCGTCGAGCGGTTCAACATCACCACCTCGTCGTCGGAGCGCTCGATCCCCGTCGACGAGCTCGCCCTCGCCGCCGTCGGCTGGAGCAACGAGGACAAGGTGTACCAGTACGACGACCTGCTCGACGCGCTCGACGACGCACGGAAGTGGGCGGCTGAAGCACCGAAGCGCGCTGTCGTGGTCACCGGCTCGATCGTGCTCGTGGGCGAGGCCATCGCCATCGCCGCAGACCGTGAATGGGGGCGCTCGTGA
- the ileS gene encoding isoleucine--tRNA ligase produces the protein MYPRTSDDHGVAPSPEFPAVERDVLAFWKADGTFQASIDQREGAPEWVFYDGPPFANGLPHYGHLLTGYAKDLFPRFQTMRGKQVHRRFGWDTHGLPAELEAERQLGITDKSEIEEMGIAAFNQAARDAVLRYTKEWQEYVTRQARWVDFEHDYKTLDVTFMESVIWAFKTLHEKGLAYEGYRVLPYCWRDQTPLSNHELRMDDDVYKMRQDQTVTVTFPLVGAKAESLGLTAVRALAWTTTPWTLPTNFALAVGPDIEYAVVPAGPNGTPDATVLREEVGTAVSGAVASDTEVLGGEYLLAIDLVGNYAKELGYESADDARAAVSRTVRGSELEGVAYDRLFDYYADVEEYGLQNAWRILVADYVTTEDGTGIVHQAPAYGEEDQKISEAAGIPVIISLDEGGRFLPAVTDVAGLLWSDANKPLTQLLKAEGRLLRQASYEHSYPHCWRCRNPLIYKAVSSWFIRVPEFRDRMGDLNQDINWVPDNVKDGQFGKWVAGARDWSISRNRYWGSPIPVWKSDDPEYPRVDVYGSLEELQRDFGRLPVNPDGEPDLHRPYIDDLVRPNPDDPTGRSMMRRIPDIFDVWFDSGSMPFAQVHYPFENQEWFDSHNPADFIVEYIGQTRGWFYVMHVLSTALFDRRAFSNVVSHGIVLGSDGQKMSKSLRNYPDVSEVFERDGSDAMRWFLMSSSVLRGGNLVVTEEGIREGVRQFMLPLWSTWYFFSLYANSAREGGYEASARTDSTDVLDRYLLAKLGELVTDVTADFEAFDSPLAAAKLRDFGDVLTNWYVRRSRDRFWAGVGEDGSGSDAFDTLSTVLETLTRLSAPLLPLVSEQIWRGLTGGRSVHLADWPDAAAFPVDHDLVAAMDSVREISSAALSLRKQSGRRVRLPLARLTVVATDAAALAPFEAILRDELNVKAVDLVTLDASSAERFGVTKRLTVNARAAGPRLGKTVQQAIQAARSGDWSVEGDTVVAGGIALEAGEYDLVLEAGGSGDGSSALALLADGGFVILDTATTPELEAEGLARDVVRAVQESRKAAGLEVGDRIRLTLTLDETGAAAAERHRELIAGETLATELTVIAGDPDDEAKTVGESSRLAVEVAKA, from the coding sequence GTGTACCCCCGTACCTCAGACGACCACGGTGTCGCCCCCTCACCCGAGTTCCCCGCCGTCGAGCGCGACGTGCTGGCCTTCTGGAAGGCCGACGGCACGTTCCAGGCCTCGATCGACCAGCGCGAGGGCGCTCCCGAGTGGGTCTTCTACGACGGCCCACCGTTCGCCAACGGCCTGCCCCACTACGGGCACCTGCTGACCGGCTACGCGAAGGACCTCTTCCCGCGCTTCCAGACCATGCGCGGCAAGCAGGTGCATCGCCGCTTCGGCTGGGACACCCACGGCCTGCCCGCCGAGCTCGAGGCCGAGCGCCAGCTCGGCATCACCGACAAGAGCGAGATCGAGGAGATGGGCATCGCGGCCTTCAACCAGGCCGCTCGCGACGCCGTGCTCCGCTACACCAAGGAGTGGCAGGAGTACGTCACCCGCCAGGCGCGCTGGGTCGACTTCGAGCACGACTACAAGACGCTCGACGTGACCTTCATGGAGAGCGTCATCTGGGCGTTCAAGACGCTGCACGAGAAGGGCCTCGCCTACGAGGGGTACCGCGTGCTGCCGTACTGCTGGCGCGACCAGACGCCGCTCTCGAACCACGAGCTGCGCATGGACGACGACGTCTACAAGATGCGTCAGGACCAGACGGTCACGGTCACCTTCCCCCTCGTCGGCGCGAAGGCCGAGTCGCTCGGGCTCACGGCCGTGCGCGCCCTCGCCTGGACGACCACGCCGTGGACTCTGCCGACGAACTTCGCCCTCGCGGTCGGTCCCGACATCGAGTACGCGGTCGTGCCCGCAGGTCCGAACGGCACGCCCGATGCGACCGTGCTGCGCGAAGAGGTCGGCACCGCCGTCTCGGGCGCCGTGGCATCCGACACCGAGGTGCTCGGCGGCGAGTACCTGCTCGCGATCGACCTCGTCGGCAACTACGCCAAGGAGCTCGGCTACGAGTCGGCCGACGACGCGCGCGCCGCGGTCTCGCGCACGGTGCGCGGCAGCGAGCTCGAGGGCGTGGCCTACGACCGGCTCTTCGACTACTACGCCGACGTCGAGGAGTACGGCCTGCAGAACGCCTGGCGCATCCTCGTCGCCGACTACGTCACGACCGAAGACGGCACCGGCATCGTGCACCAGGCGCCCGCCTACGGTGAAGAGGACCAGAAGATCTCCGAGGCCGCGGGCATCCCGGTGATCATCTCCCTCGACGAGGGCGGCCGCTTCCTGCCGGCGGTGACGGATGTCGCGGGGCTCCTGTGGAGCGACGCGAACAAGCCGCTCACCCAACTGCTGAAGGCCGAGGGGCGCCTGCTCCGCCAGGCGAGCTACGAGCACTCGTACCCGCATTGCTGGCGCTGCCGGAACCCCCTCATCTACAAGGCCGTCTCGAGCTGGTTCATCCGCGTGCCGGAGTTCCGCGACCGAATGGGCGACCTCAACCAAGACATCAACTGGGTGCCCGACAACGTCAAGGACGGCCAGTTCGGCAAGTGGGTCGCGGGTGCCCGCGACTGGTCGATCAGCCGCAACCGCTACTGGGGCTCGCCGATCCCGGTGTGGAAGAGCGACGACCCCGAGTATCCCCGCGTCGACGTCTACGGCTCGCTCGAGGAGCTGCAGCGCGACTTCGGCCGCCTTCCGGTGAACCCCGACGGCGAGCCCGACCTGCACCGCCCCTACATCGACGACCTCGTGCGACCGAACCCCGACGACCCCACCGGCCGTTCGATGATGCGCCGCATCCCCGACATCTTCGACGTGTGGTTCGACTCGGGCTCGATGCCGTTCGCGCAGGTGCACTACCCGTTCGAGAACCAGGAGTGGTTCGACAGCCACAACCCCGCCGACTTCATCGTCGAGTACATCGGCCAGACGCGCGGCTGGTTCTACGTCATGCACGTGCTCTCGACGGCGCTGTTCGACCGGCGCGCCTTCTCGAACGTCGTGAGCCACGGCATCGTGCTGGGCAGCGACGGCCAGAAGATGTCGAAGTCGCTGCGCAACTACCCCGACGTCTCCGAGGTCTTCGAGCGCGACGGCTCCGACGCGATGCGCTGGTTCCTGATGTCGAGCTCGGTGCTGCGCGGCGGCAACCTCGTCGTCACCGAAGAGGGCATCCGCGAGGGCGTGCGGCAGTTCATGCTGCCGCTCTGGAGCACGTGGTACTTCTTCTCGCTCTACGCCAACTCGGCGCGCGAGGGCGGCTACGAGGCATCCGCTCGCACGGATTCGACCGACGTGCTCGACCGTTACCTGCTCGCGAAGCTCGGGGAGCTCGTCACCGACGTCACCGCCGACTTCGAGGCCTTCGACTCGCCGCTCGCCGCGGCGAAGCTGCGCGACTTCGGCGACGTGCTGACGAACTGGTACGTGCGCCGTTCGCGCGACCGGTTCTGGGCGGGCGTCGGTGAAGACGGCTCGGGCAGCGACGCGTTCGACACGCTCTCCACGGTGCTCGAGACGCTCACGCGCCTCTCGGCTCCGCTGCTGCCGCTCGTGTCCGAGCAGATCTGGCGCGGCCTCACCGGCGGGCGCAGCGTGCACCTGGCCGACTGGCCCGACGCCGCGGCCTTCCCGGTCGACCACGACCTCGTCGCCGCGATGGACTCGGTGCGCGAGATCAGCTCTGCGGCGCTCTCGCTGCGCAAGCAGTCGGGTCGCCGGGTCCGGCTCCCGCTCGCCCGCCTCACGGTCGTCGCGACGGATGCCGCGGCGCTCGCGCCGTTCGAGGCGATCCTGCGCGACGAGCTCAACGTCAAGGCCGTCGACCTCGTGACGCTCGACGCCTCGAGCGCCGAGCGCTTCGGGGTCACGAAGCGGCTCACCGTCAATGCGCGCGCCGCCGGGCCACGGCTCGGCAAGACCGTGCAGCAGGCGATCCAGGCCGCCCGCTCGGGCGACTGGAGCGTCGAGGGCGACACCGTCGTCGCGGGCGGCATCGCGCTCGAGGCGGGGGAGTACGACCTCGTGCTCGAAGCGGGCGGCTCGGGCGACGGATCGAGCGCGCTCGCGCTGCTCGCCGACGGCGGTTTCGTCATCCTCGACACGGCGACGACCCCCGAGCTCGAGGCCGAGGGTCTTGCGCGCGATGTCGTTCGCGCCGTGCAGGAGTCGCGCAAGGCAGCCGGCCTCGAGGTCGGCGACCGCATCCGCCTGACGCTGACGCTCGATGAGACCGGGGCGGCGGCGGCCGAGCGGCACCGCGAGCTCATCGCGGGCGAGACGCTCGCGACCGAACTGACCGTGATCGCCGGAGACCCCGACGACGAGGCGAAGACGGTCGGCGAGTCCTCGCGACTGGCCGTGGAGGTGGCGAAGGCATGA
- a CDS encoding GntR family transcriptional regulator, whose protein sequence is MLIRLDPTLDAPLFEQLASGLRASIIDGRLSGGERLPAARELADSLGVNVHTVLRAYHRLRDERLIELHRGRGAVVAVRIGGHAALAGAVYDLVDEAKNHELPEAALLALVSEAYRSAPRASGVLRPMPTR, encoded by the coding sequence ATGCTGATCCGCCTCGACCCCACCCTCGACGCACCGCTCTTCGAGCAGCTCGCCTCGGGCCTGCGCGCGTCCATCATCGACGGTCGGCTCTCGGGCGGCGAGCGCCTGCCCGCAGCTCGCGAACTCGCCGACTCGCTCGGCGTCAACGTGCACACGGTGCTCCGCGCATATCACCGGCTGCGCGACGAGCGCCTCATCGAGCTCCATCGCGGCCGGGGTGCCGTCGTCGCCGTGCGCATCGGCGGGCATGCCGCGCTCGCGGGCGCCGTGTACGACCTCGTCGACGAGGCGAAGAACCACGAACTGCCCGAGGCCGCCCTGTTGGCGCTCGTCAGCGAGGCGTACCGCTCGGCGCCCCGTGCCTCTGGCGTGCTGCGTCCCATGCCGACGCGGTAG
- a CDS encoding ABC transporter substrate-binding protein, which produces MRAAPVTTSSNVRRLAAAGVALVSTIALAACQAPAPVASGEPVSGGTLSYASGDAEPTCLDPHVGGNYPQALLAGQFLESLVSRDASGEIIPWLAESWTVADDGLTWEFTLRDDVAFTDGTPFDAAAVKANVEHVKDPATQSSTGYLALGKVEAVEVVGDQVARFVMNAPDSALLESLSQPWVAIESPAGLARGMDENCQAPIGTGPFVVDEWVKQDRVSLVRNDDYTSPPADAAHEGPAYLDAIDWRFVPDSASRYAALQGGQVDVIDNPQPDTIAAAKSNDSLTWLDAPRPGAANRIELNSGQAPFDDERVREAFIRAVEVDEGIDALFFGTAERSYSPLSSVEAVAYADDSLFQPDLERANALLDEAGWTERDADGYRVKDGARLTLRFPVSTNQSIPAEQSLFEQVQATAGAAGFDVVIELLDLSSWYGALAAHEYEIVSAPYTKVGPDVLRILYHSDSITPAPSGYFANLAQLDDPEVDSLLADAATTSDAEARAGLYEQAQQLILGGYYLLPLYDQQNSFLLSTSVQGARAMPTVSTPTFYDAWLAG; this is translated from the coding sequence ATGCGTGCTGCACCCGTGACCACCTCCTCGAACGTGCGCAGGCTCGCCGCCGCCGGCGTCGCCCTCGTCTCGACGATCGCACTCGCCGCCTGCCAGGCGCCGGCGCCCGTAGCATCCGGCGAGCCGGTGTCGGGCGGCACGCTCAGCTACGCGAGCGGCGACGCCGAACCGACCTGCCTCGACCCGCACGTCGGCGGCAACTACCCGCAGGCGCTGCTCGCCGGCCAGTTCCTCGAATCGCTCGTTTCGCGCGACGCATCGGGCGAGATCATCCCCTGGCTCGCGGAATCGTGGACGGTCGCCGACGACGGCCTCACGTGGGAGTTCACCCTTCGCGACGACGTCGCCTTCACCGACGGGACGCCGTTCGACGCCGCCGCCGTCAAGGCCAACGTCGAGCACGTGAAGGACCCGGCGACCCAGTCGTCGACGGGCTACCTCGCTCTCGGCAAGGTCGAGGCCGTCGAGGTCGTGGGCGACCAGGTTGCCCGCTTCGTGATGAATGCGCCCGACAGCGCCCTGCTCGAGTCTCTCAGCCAGCCGTGGGTCGCCATCGAATCACCCGCCGGCCTCGCCCGCGGCATGGACGAGAACTGCCAGGCGCCGATCGGCACCGGCCCCTTCGTCGTCGACGAGTGGGTCAAGCAGGATCGCGTGTCGCTCGTGCGCAACGACGACTACACCTCCCCGCCCGCCGATGCGGCGCACGAGGGGCCCGCGTACCTCGACGCGATCGACTGGCGCTTCGTTCCCGACTCCGCTTCACGGTATGCGGCACTGCAGGGCGGCCAGGTCGACGTCATCGACAACCCCCAGCCCGACACCATCGCGGCTGCGAAGTCGAACGACTCGCTCACCTGGCTCGACGCGCCGCGCCCCGGCGCTGCGAACCGCATCGAGCTCAACTCGGGTCAGGCCCCGTTCGACGACGAGCGCGTGCGCGAGGCGTTCATCCGCGCGGTCGAGGTCGACGAGGGCATCGACGCGCTCTTCTTCGGCACGGCGGAGCGGTCGTACTCGCCGCTCTCCTCGGTCGAGGCGGTCGCGTACGCCGACGACTCGCTCTTCCAGCCCGACCTCGAGCGGGCGAATGCCCTCCTCGACGAGGCTGGGTGGACGGAGCGCGACGCCGACGGCTATCGCGTGAAGGACGGTGCGCGGCTGACCCTGCGCTTCCCGGTGAGCACGAACCAGTCGATCCCCGCCGAGCAGTCGCTCTTCGAGCAGGTCCAGGCGACGGCCGGGGCAGCGGGCTTCGACGTCGTGATCGAGCTCCTCGACCTCTCGAGCTGGTACGGCGCGCTCGCGGCGCACGAGTACGAGATCGTGAGCGCTCCGTACACCAAGGTCGGCCCCGACGTCCTGCGCATCCTGTATCACTCCGACAGCATCACGCCGGCGCCGAGCGGGTACTTCGCGAACCTCGCACAGCTCGACGACCCAGAGGTCGACTCGCTCCTCGCCGATGCTGCGACGACGAGCGACGCCGAAGCCCGCGCCGGGCTCTACGAGCAGGCGCAGCAGCTGATCCTCGGCGGTTACTACCTGCTGCCGCTGTACGACCAGCAGAACAGCTTCCTGCTCAGCACGTCCGTACAGGGGGCCCGCGCGATGCCGACCGTCTCGACGCCGACGTTCTATGACGCCTGGCTCGCCGGCTGA
- a CDS encoding ABC transporter permease gives MTPGSPAEQRRSPRGATVRRAGLLVAGAVFVLWAVATLTFFAIRLIPGDPAQAILGGPGSQASQEALDQVRRDYGLDQPLIVQYFAMLGRLLTGDLGTSYALKLPVADLLAAQLGGTLLLAALSLVLAWVLALGLAIWSTGRGRIASAVGEGIEITTAALPHFWLAAVLIAVFSVALDWLPPVATGTPVGFVLPVVTLAIPLAGFLAQVMRDSLLDAMQQPFVVSARARGESALGLRVRHTIRHAALPAISLSGWALGWLLSGAVVVETIFAMPGLGRTLLQAVTLRDIPVVTGVVLLVALVYVLMTVLTDLAARIADPRLRQESSR, from the coding sequence ATGACGCCTGGCTCGCCGGCTGAGCAGCGCCGCTCCCCCCGCGGCGCCACCGTTCGCCGCGCCGGCCTGCTCGTGGCCGGCGCGGTGTTCGTGCTGTGGGCGGTGGCCACGCTGACCTTCTTCGCGATCCGACTGATCCCCGGCGATCCGGCGCAGGCGATCCTCGGCGGCCCGGGCTCGCAGGCGTCCCAGGAGGCGCTCGACCAGGTGCGTCGCGACTACGGGCTCGACCAGCCGCTCATCGTGCAGTACTTCGCGATGCTCGGTCGCCTGCTCACGGGCGACCTCGGAACGTCGTACGCCCTCAAGCTCCCCGTCGCCGACCTGCTCGCGGCCCAGCTCGGCGGCACGCTGCTGCTCGCCGCGCTCTCCCTGGTGCTCGCATGGGTCCTGGCGCTCGGTCTCGCGATCTGGTCGACCGGGCGCGGCAGGATCGCGAGCGCCGTCGGCGAGGGCATCGAGATCACGACCGCTGCCCTGCCGCACTTCTGGCTCGCCGCCGTGCTCATCGCGGTCTTCAGCGTGGCGCTGGACTGGCTGCCGCCCGTCGCCACCGGCACTCCCGTCGGGTTCGTGCTGCCCGTCGTGACCCTCGCGATCCCGCTCGCGGGCTTCCTGGCCCAGGTCATGCGAGACAGCCTCCTCGACGCGATGCAGCAGCCCTTCGTCGTCTCCGCCCGCGCCCGCGGCGAGAGCGCTCTGGGCCTCCGTGTGCGCCACACGATCCGGCACGCCGCACTCCCGGCCATCAGCCTGTCGGGCTGGGCGCTCGGCTGGCTGCTCTCGGGGGCGGTCGTCGTCGAGACGATCTTCGCGATGCCCGGGCTCGGTCGCACCCTGCTGCAGGCGGTGACGCTCCGAGACATCCCGGTCGTCACCGGCGTGGTGCTGCTCGTCGCGCTCGTGTACGTGCTGATGACCGTGCTGACCGATCTCGCGGCTCGCATCGCCGACCCTCGATTGCGTCAGGAGTCCAGCCGATGA
- a CDS encoding ABC transporter permease codes for MSDLELQQATAVSAAAHAPARRRGRMPRVGTLVAGAFVLFLLAATLAPELVATQDPNEIAPADAFQSPSPAHWFGTDESGRDIYSRVVAGTATSLLIGVAATAIGLALGLVLGVLASFGGRVVDYGVNRLVEVLFAFPGLLLALLVIVVYGPGPVTATVAVGLSTAPGYARIIRGQLVAIRSSQYVEAARVLGRSPARILSRHVLPNALIPIFVLATLGIGQAIVWAAALSYLGLGAQPPAAEWGAMLAAGRTYLATAWWMTVFPGLMIVGTTIATTVLGRALTRRGRGER; via the coding sequence ATGAGCGATCTCGAACTCCAGCAGGCCACCGCGGTCTCGGCAGCCGCGCACGCGCCCGCACGTCGTAGAGGTCGGATGCCGCGGGTCGGCACCCTCGTCGCGGGAGCGTTCGTGCTCTTCCTCCTCGCAGCGACACTCGCGCCGGAACTCGTCGCGACGCAGGATCCCAACGAGATCGCCCCCGCCGACGCGTTCCAGTCCCCGTCGCCCGCGCACTGGTTCGGCACCGACGAGTCGGGCCGCGACATCTACAGCCGCGTCGTCGCCGGCACCGCCACGTCGCTCCTCATCGGGGTCGCGGCGACCGCGATCGGCCTCGCGCTCGGACTCGTGCTCGGCGTGCTGGCGAGCTTCGGCGGCCGGGTCGTCGACTACGGCGTCAACCGCCTCGTCGAGGTGCTCTTCGCCTTCCCGGGGCTCCTCCTCGCACTCCTCGTCATCGTCGTGTACGGACCCGGCCCCGTCACGGCCACGGTCGCGGTCGGCCTCTCCACGGCGCCGGGCTACGCCCGGATCATCCGTGGCCAGCTCGTCGCGATCCGCTCGTCGCAGTACGTCGAAGCCGCGCGGGTGCTCGGCCGTTCCCCCGCCCGCATCCTCTCCCGGCACGTGCTGCCGAACGCGCTCATCCCGATCTTCGTGCTCGCGACACTCGGCATCGGCCAGGCGATCGTCTGGGCCGCCGCCCTCAGCTATCTCGGACTCGGTGCCCAGCCCCCGGCCGCGGAGTGGGGTGCGATGCTCGCCGCCGGCCGTACGTACCTCGCGACCGCATGGTGGATGACGGTGTTCCCCGGGCTCATGATCGTCGGCACGACCATCGCGACGACCGTGCTCGGTCGCGCACTCACACGTCGCGGGCGGGGCGAGCGATGA